Sequence from the Mytilus galloprovincialis chromosome 13, xbMytGall1.hap1.1, whole genome shotgun sequence genome:
TAATAGAGTATTATTGATATATACCCTTTATTACTTTCAGAGATACTTAGAGAAAATATTAGCCAGTGCGCATGCCATGGTGAGCTTTGATTAACGTAATCATGAAGTAATATTCTTGAAATTTCATCAATATATACAAATCCAATCTTAGTCATTCCATGATATTACATGCATATGACATACTgcttcccatttctcagcagtaacataccctctgccccttcgtatggtgtttacatatctcaattgatacgttattctcgtgcttgttcacactatacggacttcatacacaggagtgtgctccttacgcagaaactgctccaacaaagttatgaagaggacagattaaaattgacactccgtaaattttacagacaccatcacgaatttgttgatccatacgatgtgtctttgaccaaactagctaagtaCATGTTTACTAcatgttagattgtggtttgtaattacgtcgtctaatcttttaattacaaaaCGTGACTTGTTCCAGATTGTGattgttttgctgagtgtgaatttgcattgatATAAGACGTGTTacagtacttttctatcccaaattcataaaTTTAGTttcgatgttatatttgtaattctaatcggattttgtcaaatatcTTGATGTCTTTTCGGTTATATTCATATGTTATGGTAAAggaaattaatcaccgccttcatttattagactTGATTTGGTTCAACGTACGATGTATTACTGTATTTGCAGTTTGAATCTGTATTACCCGGACATAGTTAATTGtctaattgctacctcagtttgatattaataagtattgcaattttcattgttatcaaatgtaatatcagtatttagtgaCGTAATTTTGTTGtccttttttacaatttcaaatgtgcCGTCACTTTGCGTTTAGACCTTGACTAATTCGggtgtctattttttgtgttggatTGTGTTGGATTTTGTCGGGTTAGGTAATGTATTcggttgttttctgtaattagtttatacttcagttttataatgtatatcttttatatagtcattttataaaattaactgtttgcaaaagtataaattattcgaaataatagggatgttctggtaactaaaaGAAAACCCTGGCCATTTTTGACACaaattttttgaacttttggtcctcgatgctgttcaactttgtacttgttttggctttcaaacttttgtatatgGGCGTCActagttagtcttgtgtggacaaaacacacttctggcgtattaaattttaaacatgttgCCTTTTAttggctattattcgtgtgtttctttgtcaattatgttctcgtatttatttgtattgtagtcctgtaatgttgtgttgttattttaatgttatatttaacatggccataaaagaatgaggtttggcatgccacaaaaccaggtccacccaccatttttttatttaaaaaaaatgtcctgtaccaagtcaggaatatggtcattgttatattattgttcgtttctgtgtgtgttacattttaacgttgtgtttcttttgtgttgtttgtttcctcttatatctGAGTGTGAATTCAAATTATTATAAGACTTGTCCCGGTactttctatcccaaattcatgtatttagttttgatgttgtatttgttattctcatcggattttgtctaatgcttaattcgtttctgtttgtgttacattttaatgttgtgtcgtcattctcctcaTATATTTAATGCGtgtccctcggttttggtttgtgacccggatttgttttttattctatcgatttatgagtttggaacatcggtatagtactgttgcctttatttaccagaATCCCTTCTTTACCCAAACTCAAAAGAGATATTAAATCGAGAATTTATTACAGAAGTTAAGGATTGATGTGATATGTGATATTACAATTTTTAAACCAcaagcagcaaaaaaaaaaaccccaaaacaaacccaaaaaaacaaaaaaaacaaaagtagtATTAGAACTTATATCATGATTACTGTGTAACCGCCAATGCTTCACTTACTGATAATACAATCAGAATCtgacaacaaaatatatttattataacttTATTATTCGACATTCCTTAATTCAACTAGCTACAACAAAGtaccaaatataaaacaaaatgttttattagGAGATGGACGCGTGGCTTTTACCAAATAGTCGAATAGATTTATCTGAACAACAATAGAGTGCCATCAAAAGATTTGATTTGCTCTGATATCAATGTTCTGTTACATCCAAAATGAAACATTTTCATTCTATTTTCCTACATGTAtgtgattttgtaaattttcatttaCACTTTTGAATGTGATTTTCAATCAATTCATTGAAATGCAAAAATGATTAACGCTGAAGTGCTTATTTGAAATTTACCTATTCCATACCAAACCAGATGCATGTAAATGATTTACattgtaaataaatcaaatatatcgTACAACGCAACAAGACAATTAAGTGACAATTTAAATACTTATATTTTTTCacttctgttttttgtttttcagatTTTCACTTTGTTGAGATGGAACATTGGAAAAAGCAAGAAGAAATATTCGTTGAAACGCCTGCTGTTATAAAGATTTTACAGTGCCTTGAATCAGAACATACTGTATTAATAGTGGGTGAACCTGGCATCGGTAAGAGCATGTTGATGCATCATGTCGCTTTACAAATACATTCAACAACAAGTTATTGTATAGTACCATGTTCAGGAATTCAGGATATATTTGACCATTATTATATGGACAAAATGCAGATGTTTGTTATGGACGATATTTGCGGACGATTTACAACTAGTTTGTCCGACATTGAATGCTTGATGAAAAATGAAGACACATTAAAACGGATGCTGAGAAAGGGGAAAACGAAAATAGCAGCAACATGCCGTTTAGATATCTATTTTGAGGAAACTTTTCGTAAATCATGTACTGTTTTCCAACCAAATATCTTCAACTTATCTGAAGAATACTCAAAAGGGGACAAATTAAAGATTTGTATGAAGTATTTATCAAACACTAGTCGTGAGTTGTTGAAAGATCAAAATGTACAGTTTACACCTTTAATGTGTTATCTATACTCCAAAAATGAAGAATTCAATTTAACAGATTTTTTACACTGTCCATATGATACATACCAAATGGAATGGGAAAAATTAACAGCAATCCATCCACACAAATACTGCTCGCTATTCTTATGTGTAATTTTCAATGGCATTATTAAGGATTCATTTTTTGACATCTTCAATGAAAgtaataacaacaaaaaagatGTCTTGGAAAACATTTATGAAATTTGCGAAGTCAATCGAGGAACATCTAGAATCAAAATGAAATCAACTTTCGACAGCATGATTGGAACTTATTTCGTGAAAACCAAAACTGAATACAAAGTAATACATGACCAAATGTttgactttttatgtttttattttggttCGAAGGATACGCTGGTCAGATGTATGTTGCGTTATTCAGACATCCGAGTTTTCAATGAAAGAACACAATTAGaatcaataaatgaaaaatatgataaatttactATATTGATACCAAAGAGATATGAACAGGaatattttcaaagaataacaaATGATTTACAACTTGGACGAATAAATCAATGCTTTTGCAATTCACAGATGAAACATGAAAAACATAGAGCCAAATTTCTTAAAGTATTACAGAGAATAAACGACAACTTTATTTTTGAACAAATGTTTTCGAAAAAATGTTTGCAATATACTTTCAAGCATAACAAAAATGTTGATGttgattcaaatataaaatacaaagaaaattCTTCAGATGATGATGACGATTGTGATATGTCCGAACCTTTAATAACATCATGCTCTCGGGGATATCACGATATAGTTCATTTCTTTTTCACCAAATATGTTAATCTAAAGAACTATTATTCATTTTACACACCTCTGACAGCTGCCTGTCGGGGAGGAAATGAGAAGACAGTTCTTTCACTTTTAGAGAAAGGATGTGATATAAACAAGGCTGATGATGCCACCCAGACACCACTGACAGCTGCTTGTAGTGGAGGACATGCTAAGATAGTACAGCTACTAATAGAAAAAGGATGTGATCTAAGCCATGATGGAAATACAATTCTGGCTGCCTGTGGAAAAATGTTTGTCACAAAATTACAGTTTCTCATAAGAAGACAATGTGATGTAAACGATATGGAGGGTGTTGGAAACACTCCTTTGACAGCCGCTTGTCGCAGAGGAAATGAGAAGATAGTCCAGTTACTTATTGACAATGGATGTGATGTAACCCAGGCTGATGCTACGAAACGCACACCTTTGACAACTGCTTGTAAATGGAATAATGCGGCAGTAGTACAGTTACTTATTGACAAAGGATGTGATGTTAACCAGGCTGATGACAAGAAAGAGACAGCTATAACAGCGTCTTGTCGGAAAGGAAATGAGAATATAGTCCAGTTACTTATTGACAAAGGATGTGATGTTACCCAGGCTGATGGAAAGGGACAGACACCTATGACAGCTGCTTGTTTGAATGGAAATGAGAAGATTGTACAGTTACTTATTGACAAAGGATGTGATGTTACCCAGGCTGATGGTACGGAAGAGACCCCTTTGACAGCTGCTTGTTGGAGTGGAAATGAAAAGATAGTCAAGTTACTTATTGACAAAGGATGTGATGTTACCCAGGCTGATGGTGAGGGACAAACACCTATGACAGCTGCTTGTTGGAGTGGAAATGAGAAGATTGTACAGTTACTTATTGACAAAGGATGTGATGTTACCTATTCTGATGGTACGAATCATACACTTATGACAGCTGCTTGTTATATAGGAAATGAGAAGATAGTCCAGTTACTTATTGACAAAGGATGTGATGTTACCCAGGCTGATGGTACGGAAGAGACCCCTTTGACAGCTGCTTGTAGGAGTGGAAATGAAAAGATAGTCAAGTTACTTATTGACAAAGGATGTGATGTTACCCAGGCTGATGGTAATGGACAGACACCTATGACAGCTGCTTGTTTGAGAAATAATGAGAAGATTGTACAGTTATTTATTAACAAAGGATGTGATGTTACCCATTCTGATGGTACGAATCATACACCTATGACAGCTGCTTGTTATGTAGGAAATGAGAAGATAGTCCAGTTAC
This genomic interval carries:
- the LOC143057592 gene encoding uncharacterized protein LOC143057592 isoform X1, whose protein sequence is MNGQRFLSGTTYGLQLVNEFRQQTRALAEYLQLVTTETDSSFIWMQNELKKVEILLLHNLDLLKKDIEKRFFKIDKVLVDHNTQLEILRENISQCACHDFHFVEMEHWKKQEEIFVETPAVIKILQCLESEHTVLIVGEPGIGKSMLMHHVALQIHSTTSYCIVPCSGIQDIFDHYYMDKMQMFVMDDICGRFTTSLSDIECLMKNEDTLKRMLRKGKTKIAATCRLDIYFEETFRKSCTVFQPNIFNLSEEYSKGDKLKICMKYLSNTSRELLKDQNVQFTPLMCYLYSKNEEFNLTDFLHCPYDTYQMEWEKLTAIHPHKYCSLFLCVIFNGIIKDSFFDIFNESNNNKKDVLENIYEICEVNRGTSRIKMKSTFDSMIGTYFVKTKTEYKVIHDQMFDFLCFYFGSKDTLVRCMLRYSDIRVFNERTQLESINEKYDKFTILIPKRYEQEYFQRITNDLQLGRINQCFCNSQMKHEKHRAKFLKVLQRINDNFIFEQMFSKKCLQYTFKHNKNVDVDSNIKYKENSSDDDDDCDMSEPLITSCSRGYHDIVHFFFTKYVNLKNYYSFYTPLTAACRGGNEKTVLSLLEKGCDINKADDATQTPLTAACSGGHAKIVQLLIEKGCDLSHDGNTILAACGKMFVTKLQFLIRRQCDVNDMEGVGNTPLTAACRRGNEKIVQLLIDNGCDVTQADATKRTPLTTACKWNNAAVVQLLIDKGCDVNQADDKKETAITASCRKGNENIVQLLIDKGCDVTQADGKGQTPMTAACLNGNEKIVQLLIDKGCDVTQADGTEETPLTAACWSGNEKIVKLLIDKGCDVTQADGEGQTPMTAACWSGNEKIVQLLIDKGCDVTYSDGTNHTLMTAACYIGNEKIVQLLIDKGCDVTQADGTEETPLTAACRSGNEKIVKLLIDKGCDVTQADGNGQTPMTAACLRNNEKIVQLFINKGCDVTHSDGTNHTPMTAACYVGNEKIVQLLIDNGCDVTQADGTEETPLTAACRSGNEKIVKLLIDKGCDVTQADGNGQTPMTAGCLGDNEKIIQLFINKGCDVTHSDGTNHTPMTAACYVGNEKIVKLLIDNGCDVTQADGTEETPLTAACWSGNEKIVKLLIDKGCDVTQADGNGQTPMTAGCLRDNEKIIQLFINKGCDVTHSNGTNHTPMTAACYVGNEKIVKLLIDNGCDVTQADGTEETPLTAACWSGNEKIVKLLIDKGCDVTHADGKGQTPMTAACLSGNEKIVQLLIDKGCYVILADGKGQTPMTAACRRGNEKIVQLLIDKGCDVTQADGTKDTPMTAACWVGNEKIVQLLIDKGCDVTKADGTKDTPLTAACPGGNEKIVQLLIDKGCDVNQADDKKETAITAACWRENENIVLLLIDKGFDVNQADCKNETAMTAACRRGNENLVQLLIDKGCDLTQADGKGQTPMTAGCFRENEKIIQLLIDKGCDVTHSDGTTHTPMTVACWVGNEKIVQLLIDKGCDVTQADGRGQTPMTAGCFRGNEKIVQLLIDKGCNVYQADGSGNTPMTVARLMGNENIAQLLIDKGCDVTKADGANQTTLTTACEWNNEDVVQLLIDKGCDVNQADGKKETPLTATFLSGNEKIVKLLIDKGCDVTQADGTNQTTLTVACRRGNENIAQLLTDKGCDVTKADGTKDAPMTATCRGGNEKIVQLLIDKRCDVNQADGSGNTYMTVACLI
- the LOC143057592 gene encoding uncharacterized protein LOC143057592 isoform X2; this translates as MNGQRFLSGTTYGLQLVNEFRQQTRALAEYLQLVTTETDSSFIWMQNELKKVEILLLHNLDLLKKDIEKRFFKIDKVLVDHNTQLDFHFVEMEHWKKQEEIFVETPAVIKILQCLESEHTVLIVGEPGIGKSMLMHHVALQIHSTTSYCIVPCSGIQDIFDHYYMDKMQMFVMDDICGRFTTSLSDIECLMKNEDTLKRMLRKGKTKIAATCRLDIYFEETFRKSCTVFQPNIFNLSEEYSKGDKLKICMKYLSNTSRELLKDQNVQFTPLMCYLYSKNEEFNLTDFLHCPYDTYQMEWEKLTAIHPHKYCSLFLCVIFNGIIKDSFFDIFNESNNNKKDVLENIYEICEVNRGTSRIKMKSTFDSMIGTYFVKTKTEYKVIHDQMFDFLCFYFGSKDTLVRCMLRYSDIRVFNERTQLESINEKYDKFTILIPKRYEQEYFQRITNDLQLGRINQCFCNSQMKHEKHRAKFLKVLQRINDNFIFEQMFSKKCLQYTFKHNKNVDVDSNIKYKENSSDDDDDCDMSEPLITSCSRGYHDIVHFFFTKYVNLKNYYSFYTPLTAACRGGNEKTVLSLLEKGCDINKADDATQTPLTAACSGGHAKIVQLLIEKGCDLSHDGNTILAACGKMFVTKLQFLIRRQCDVNDMEGVGNTPLTAACRRGNEKIVQLLIDNGCDVTQADATKRTPLTTACKWNNAAVVQLLIDKGCDVNQADDKKETAITASCRKGNENIVQLLIDKGCDVTQADGKGQTPMTAACLNGNEKIVQLLIDKGCDVTQADGTEETPLTAACWSGNEKIVKLLIDKGCDVTQADGEGQTPMTAACWSGNEKIVQLLIDKGCDVTYSDGTNHTLMTAACYIGNEKIVQLLIDKGCDVTQADGTEETPLTAACRSGNEKIVKLLIDKGCDVTQADGNGQTPMTAACLRNNEKIVQLFINKGCDVTHSDGTNHTPMTAACYVGNEKIVQLLIDNGCDVTQADGTEETPLTAACRSGNEKIVKLLIDKGCDVTQADGNGQTPMTAGCLGDNEKIIQLFINKGCDVTHSDGTNHTPMTAACYVGNEKIVKLLIDNGCDVTQADGTEETPLTAACWSGNEKIVKLLIDKGCDVTQADGNGQTPMTAGCLRDNEKIIQLFINKGCDVTHSNGTNHTPMTAACYVGNEKIVKLLIDNGCDVTQADGTEETPLTAACWSGNEKIVKLLIDKGCDVTHADGKGQTPMTAACLSGNEKIVQLLIDKGCYVILADGKGQTPMTAACRRGNEKIVQLLIDKGCDVTQADGTKDTPMTAACWVGNEKIVQLLIDKGCDVTKADGTKDTPLTAACPGGNEKIVQLLIDKGCDVNQADDKKETAITAACWRENENIVLLLIDKGFDVNQADCKNETAMTAACRRGNENLVQLLIDKGCDLTQADGKGQTPMTAGCFRENEKIIQLLIDKGCDVTHSDGTTHTPMTVACWVGNEKIVQLLIDKGCDVTQADGRGQTPMTAGCFRGNEKIVQLLIDKGCNVYQADGSGNTPMTVARLMGNENIAQLLIDKGCDVTKADGANQTTLTTACEWNNEDVVQLLIDKGCDVNQADGKKETPLTATFLSGNEKIVKLLIDKGCDVTQADGTNQTTLTVACRRGNENIAQLLTDKGCDVTKADGTKDAPMTATCRGGNEKIVQLLIDKRCDVNQADGSGNTYMTVACLI